A genomic segment from Vicugna pacos chromosome 17, VicPac4, whole genome shotgun sequence encodes:
- the TRH gene encoding thyrotropin releasing hormone isoform X1, with the protein MPSPCPPDPDAAMPGPWFLLAMALTLTLTGVPSGHAQPEMAQQEAAMAAEHLDLDSLLRQAERFLFLQEDLQRLREDQDQGDSDSESQIFQPDWFSKRQHPGKREEEAEDGVEEEEEEGGAAGPHKRQHPGRREDTAAWLVDVTEQKRQHPGRRSSWLGYTFTKRQHPGRRLVDPKAQRSWEEEEEEEEEEEEAGELMPEKHQHPGKRAPGGPCGPRGSCGQTSLLLGLLDDLSRGQAEEKRQHPGRRAAWAREPLEE; encoded by the exons ATGCCGTCTCCCTGTCCTCCCGACCCAGACGCCGCGATGCCCGGCCCTTGGTTTCTGCTTGCCATGGCtttgaccctgaccctgaccggTGTCCCGAGTGGCCACGCACAGCCAGAGATGGCCCAACAGGAGGCAGCTATGGCTGCCGAGCACCTGGATCTGGACAGCCTCCTGCGACAGGCAGAGCGattcctcttcctccaggaagacctCCAGCGGCTTCGAGAGGACCAGGACCAGGGCGATAGCGACTCAG AGTCCCAGATCTTTCAACCTGACTGGTTCTCGAAGCGTCAGCATCCAGGcaaaagggaggaggaggcagaagacggagttgaagaggaggaggaagaaggaggggcTGCCGGCCCCCACAAGCGGCAGCACCCCGGCCGGCGGGAGGACACGGCCGCCTGGTTGGTGGATGTAACAGAGCAGAAGCGCCAGCACCCGGGCCGGCGCTCCTCCTGGCTCGGGTACACTTTCACCAAGAGGCAGCACCCAGGCAGACGGCTGGTGGATCCCAAGGCCcagaggagctgggaggaggaagaggaggaagaggaggaagaggaagaggcggGGGAGCTGATGCCTGAGAAGCACCAGCATCCTGGGAAGAGGGCCCCGGGAGGTCCATGCGGGCCCCGGGGATCCTGTGGTCAAACCAGCCttctgctgggcctcctggatgACCTGAGCAGGGGCCAGGCCGAGGAGAAGCGGCAGCACCCTGGGCGGCGAGCGGCCTGGGCCCGGGAGCCCCTGGAGGAGTGA
- the TRH gene encoding thyrotropin releasing hormone isoform X2, giving the protein MPGPWFLLAMALTLTLTGVPSGHAQPEMAQQEAAMAAEHLDLDSLLRQAERFLFLQEDLQRLREDQDQGDSDSESQIFQPDWFSKRQHPGKREEEAEDGVEEEEEEGGAAGPHKRQHPGRREDTAAWLVDVTEQKRQHPGRRSSWLGYTFTKRQHPGRRLVDPKAQRSWEEEEEEEEEEEEAGELMPEKHQHPGKRAPGGPCGPRGSCGQTSLLLGLLDDLSRGQAEEKRQHPGRRAAWAREPLEE; this is encoded by the exons ATGCCCGGCCCTTGGTTTCTGCTTGCCATGGCtttgaccctgaccctgaccggTGTCCCGAGTGGCCACGCACAGCCAGAGATGGCCCAACAGGAGGCAGCTATGGCTGCCGAGCACCTGGATCTGGACAGCCTCCTGCGACAGGCAGAGCGattcctcttcctccaggaagacctCCAGCGGCTTCGAGAGGACCAGGACCAGGGCGATAGCGACTCAG AGTCCCAGATCTTTCAACCTGACTGGTTCTCGAAGCGTCAGCATCCAGGcaaaagggaggaggaggcagaagacggagttgaagaggaggaggaagaaggaggggcTGCCGGCCCCCACAAGCGGCAGCACCCCGGCCGGCGGGAGGACACGGCCGCCTGGTTGGTGGATGTAACAGAGCAGAAGCGCCAGCACCCGGGCCGGCGCTCCTCCTGGCTCGGGTACACTTTCACCAAGAGGCAGCACCCAGGCAGACGGCTGGTGGATCCCAAGGCCcagaggagctgggaggaggaagaggaggaagaggaggaagaggaagaggcggGGGAGCTGATGCCTGAGAAGCACCAGCATCCTGGGAAGAGGGCCCCGGGAGGTCCATGCGGGCCCCGGGGATCCTGTGGTCAAACCAGCCttctgctgggcctcctggatgACCTGAGCAGGGGCCAGGCCGAGGAGAAGCGGCAGCACCCTGGGCGGCGAGCGGCCTGGGCCCGGGAGCCCCTGGAGGAGTGA